TGAAGGGACCGTTCATGCGCTGCCAGCGCATGAACGGTCCCTTCAGCTTCGGAGCAGGGTCAGAACGGGAGCAAGTGGTGCTTGCGCGGGTTCTTGAACACCTTCTTGTCGCGGAGCAGGGTGAGTGCCTTGCGGATCTCGAGGCGGGTGGTCGACGGCTCGATGACGGCGTCGATGTAGCCGCGCTCGGCCGCGATGTACGGCGTCGCGACGTGCTCGTTGTAGAAGTTGATGAGCTGCGCGCGGACAGCGGGGGCGTTCTCGCCGGCGGCCTCGAGCTGCCTGCGACCGATGAGGTTGACCGCACCCTCGGCACCCATGACGGCGATGCGCGCGGTGGGCCACGCAAGATTGACGTCGGCGCCGAGCTGCTTGGAGCCCATCACCGCGTACGCTCCGCCGTACGCCTTGCGCACCACGACGGTGACCTTGGGGACGGTCGCCTCGACGTACGCGAACAGGAAGCGGCCGCCGCGCTTGATGACGCCGACCTTCTCCTGCTCCACACCGACCAGGAACCCGGGGGTGTCGACGACGAACACGAGCGGAATGTCGTACGCGTTGCAGACCCGTACGAAGTGCGCGCCCTTGTCCGACGCCGCGGCGTCGAGCGCGCCCGACAGCTGCATCGGCTGGTTCGCGACGACGCCGACCGGGCGGCCGTCGACCCGCGCGAAGCCGGTGATGAGGTTCTGCGCAGACTGGCTACGAACCTCGAGGAACTCGCCGTCGTCGAAGATCTTGATGAGGATGTCGTGCATGTCGTAGCCGGCATTGTCGGCGTCGGGCATGAACGCGTCGAGCGACAGGTCGTCCTCGGTGATCTCCGGCTCGAGACCCGGGTTGATGATCGGGGGCTTCTCGGTGCAGCTCGACGGCATGTAGCTCAGGTACTGGCGTGCGTACTCGAACGCGGCCTTCTCGTCGGCCGCGACGTGGTGCACGTTGCCGTACTCGGCCTGGTTGCGGGCGCCGCCCAGCTCGTCGAGGCTGACGTCCTCGCCGGTCACGGACTTGATGACGTCCGGGCCGGTGACGAACATGTACGACTCTTCGGTCGCGATCACGATGTCGGTGTTGATCGGGGCGTAGACGGCACCGCCGGCGCACTTGCCGAGGATGATCGAGATCTGCGGGCACATGCCCGACAGCGGCTCCTGGCGGCGACCCATCTCGGCGTACCACGCGAGCGACGTCACGGCGTCCTGGATCCGCGCGCCCGCGGACTCGTTGATGCCGACGACCGGGCAGCCGATCTTGATGGCGAAGTCGTTGACGGCGGCGACCTTCCGGCCGAAGATCTCGCCGGCCGCACCGCCGAAGACGGTCTGGTCGTGCGCGAACACCGCGACCGGACGACCGTCGACCATGCCGTGACCGGTGACGACACCGTCACCGTACGGACTGGACGGATCACCGGGCTGACGCGCCAACTGTCCCATCTCGACGAAGGTGCCCGGGTCGAGCAGCATGTCGATCCGCTCACGCGGCGTCGGCAGGCCCTTGTCCTTGCGCTTCTGGATCGCTTTCGGGTTACCCGGGGCCTTCGATAGCTCGAGCTTTTCGTGCAGTTCCGCAAGCTTTTCTGCGGTGGTGGTGCTCACTCAGTTGCTCCGCTTCTCGATCTCGGACAGCTTGTTCGACAGGTCCGCGCCGACCTTGGAGATGTAGGGCTCGTCGACGATCTGGATGTGGTCGCCGCCGATGTAGACGACCTCCAGCTTCTTCGCCGCCTCTCCCCAGCCGCCGTCGGGCTGACGCGTTCCGAACGAGGGCTCGAGGTTGATCGCGTCGTCGTGGTACTTGTCCGCCATGTACAGCACGACGTCGCCGTCGTACTGCTGCAGGTCCGCCGTCTGGATGGCCCGGTTGTCGAGCCACGACGTGCGCTGATGCTCGATGATGCCGCCGGGGATCTTGGCGCCGCTCAGCTTGAGCAGGTCCATGAGGATCCCGATCTGCTCCTCGTCGCTGCCGGCCTCCGCCAGGCGGTCGAACGGCAGCGGCGCGTCGACGCCGTATGTCTTCTTGGCGAACGCCGCGTAGCGCTGCCAGCGGGCCCGGATCTCGTCCGGGGTGTCCTCGACCTTCTCGCCGGCCATGACGGTGTCGATCAGGCCGACGATCCGGACGTCGGCGCCCTGCTCGCGCAGCTGACGGGCCACCGCGTAGGCGAGGACGCCGCCGAGGGACCAGCCGGCCAGCACGTACGGGCCGTCGCCCTGGATCTCGCGCAGCAGCGGCACGTAGGTCGCGGCGCGCTCGTCGATCGGGCCCTCGACCCGCTCGAGCCCGTACATCGGGGTGTGCGCGGGCAGACGCTTGAGCAGCGGCTCGTACGCCACCGTCGACCCACC
This genomic stretch from Prescottella soli harbors:
- a CDS encoding acyl-CoA carboxylase subunit beta, encoding MSTTTAEKLAELHEKLELSKAPGNPKAIQKRKDKGLPTPRERIDMLLDPGTFVEMGQLARQPGDPSSPYGDGVVTGHGMVDGRPVAVFAHDQTVFGGAAGEIFGRKVAAVNDFAIKIGCPVVGINESAGARIQDAVTSLAWYAEMGRRQEPLSGMCPQISIILGKCAGGAVYAPINTDIVIATEESYMFVTGPDVIKSVTGEDVSLDELGGARNQAEYGNVHHVAADEKAAFEYARQYLSYMPSSCTEKPPIINPGLEPEITEDDLSLDAFMPDADNAGYDMHDILIKIFDDGEFLEVRSQSAQNLITGFARVDGRPVGVVANQPMQLSGALDAAASDKGAHFVRVCNAYDIPLVFVVDTPGFLVGVEQEKVGVIKRGGRFLFAYVEATVPKVTVVVRKAYGGAYAVMGSKQLGADVNLAWPTARIAVMGAEGAVNLIGRRQLEAAGENAPAVRAQLINFYNEHVATPYIAAERGYIDAVIEPSTTRLEIRKALTLLRDKKVFKNPRKHHLLPF